A portion of the Sebastes fasciatus isolate fSebFas1 chromosome 2, fSebFas1.pri, whole genome shotgun sequence genome contains these proteins:
- the LOC141781551 gene encoding up-regulator of cell proliferation-like — translation MMDTEEETSGLLKILSKVGLEKFYPNKLTLRSLLEINENSISDETVQSVEEIPWCFLRKLFKINAECRNCTQLSNNDDDDNGEDDDNNEEEDNKVNPLDLVVALFLCADSFLQQEIALKMSMCQFSVPLVLPHGNGSQSSLMLWALRDIVKEWCPNDLSESRGFVEDNIIQADIPLYSFVRLKNCSLSKSQCLNHVLSCGQQNNNMFIHRDMEGGALKRNIANGLVEVCWFLPSGREDDIFPEPIALANLRGDICESLTQFNFLFQVSTATFVFLDKVEESEHKILTSLQDVKSKLFLVVNHNKEDTEEDKMSVKTTQKKLDLPKTSVKTKNSRVNVAEFSKKLCATIKTSLQDVKNPTSIVKMLDVAVELGLSVEESKAEEQKKIAEEIMDGIGKQTIPQYKKEQLPLQGKNWKRLSQIEKEECRMRQAGDSRPEEYKSQLEAEKQEIRRVQSKQKMSKGMKLFIETLSTSDKEKRDFFLKWMKFQFNTHSRDKLTTLRNDFKEQCKKKNAKLIAELGKDMMESSLGLEHYMREMGLIYEVSLQSRGLTDEISRLPGVAAEMLLDGYPLELLDGDASNIPERWVTDVLMELHRKVGEKSRLLVLTVLGVQSTGKSTLLNTMFGVQFPVSSGRCTRGVFMLFLKVGEDTQSKFNFDFILLIDTEGLKSPYLAQLEDSYEHDNQLATFVIGLSDITIINIAMENSTEMKDVLQIAAHAFLRMTLIGKKPVCHFVHQNVAGVSAHDKNLTERQHLLDQLNEMTQIAAQMEKQSSIKAFTDVLDYDIEKNNWNIPGLWHGTPPMASVNTGYSKAVADLKKALLETVKRDGSNHVSEIPEFLEEMKRLWKAVKCENFIFSFRNTLVAHAYNNLCKEFSQWEWEFRKEILSWQAAAETEISNADNKSQVDTWSRLVESKKFDVSKKITDEQTTMEEKLSNYYKEREEDKHVKLIEKYKTEFSNSINSLGKEIDQSVRYKLDCALELKKSSKKAQDIQGEHRGVIEERVMKLLSDFKENSTLSDEELKHEFDKMWAEATRDVPGLTEDDIPASILNQLRKHFSNSNVNQELLNIDTLMEIGKDQFKTRRDHVNSLLKKVKYLWWGDLQSSADSVIETSKEFVLDKTKTNEDYHESFTRDLLEKIDESLKNCKDYGTNAQFEIDLKLHICGIASREFLKMHQKFIKAIDPRIQLEKYKDQYSSDFIDLFRQRDDCQRKATNFVTLCIKPATEEYISRSLGINIVDEILTSSHSAEYSSRSFFQYTIQKELLQKDNFESFVKYIQNYETYVKDWIFQHILQIMLKDKTLCKLKNKNLQIITDKITKATEQATKGKDGIQLPDNKKSITKLINNMRKYLIKDISMSEEAEKSTLFNIQCTCHPFINSLNKSLSELKEQLEEEFSNSEDITETLSKLPIKPQDELFKRVFGCGQQCPFCKVPCEAGGKDHKQHHAAIHRPQGFGRYRDEDTKKLSETLCTTNVQSERKFRNSDTKWENHPYKEYTKYYPDWIIPPDLTIQASDYWKYILVQYNNKFAQEFNAKPADVPEAWRSITKEQALKGLKDAFNIE, via the exons ATGATGGACACAGAAGAAGAGACCTCAG GCCTTTTGAAAATTCTCTCCAAAGTCGGACTGGAGAAATTTTATCCCAACAAGCTGACTCTTCGGTCTCTCTTGGAGATCAACGAAAACAGCATTTCTGATGAAACTGTTCAATCAGTGGAGGAAATACCATGGTGTTTTCTAAGAAAACTATTTAAAATCAATGCTGAATGCAGGAACTGTACACAATTATCAAACAATGATGATGACGACAACGGCGAGGATGACGACAACAACGAGGAGGAGGATAACAAGGTTAACCCTCTCGACCTCGTAGTAGCACTCTTCCTTTGTGCTGACAGCTTCTTGCAACAGGAAATTGCGCTAAAAATGTCAATGTGCCAGTTTTCTGTCCCACTGGTGTTGCCGCATGGCAATGGCAGTCAGAGTAGCCTGATGCTGTGGGCTCTGAGGGACATCGTCAAAGAGTGGTGTCCAAATGATTTGTCTGAATCAAGAGGGTTTGTTGAAGACAACATTATCCAAGCAGATATACCACTCTATTCCTTTGTGAGGCTGAAAAACTGTAGTCTATCCAAGTCTCAGTGTTTGAATCATGTTCTCAGCTGTGGCCAGCAGAATAACAACATGTTCATACACAGAGATATGGAAGGGGGAGCACTTAAAAGAAACATTGCAAATGGTTTGGTAGAGGTTTGTTGGTTCCTTCCCAGTGGCAGAGAAGATGACATATTTCCTGAGCCAATTGCCTTAGCCAATCTGAGAGGAGACATTTGTGAGTCACTCACACAATTCAATTTTCTTTTTCAAGTGTCAACTGCTACCTTTGTATTCCTGGACAAAGTTGAAGAAAGTGAGCACAAAATTCTGACTTCTCTTCAAGACGTGAAATCCAAACTGTTCCTTGTTGTCAATCACAACAAGGAGGATACTGAAGAGGATAAAATGTCTGTCAAGACAACACAGAAAAAATTAGATTTACCAAAGACCAGTGTGAAAACCAAAAACTCTAGGGTAAATGTTGCAGAGTTTTCAAAGAAACTTTGTGCAACCATCAAGACATCCCTGCAAGATGTAAAAAACCCAACAAGCATTGTAAAAATGCTTGACGTGGCTGTTGAACTTGGTCTGTCTGTGGAAGAAAGCAAAGCTgaagaacaaaagaaaatagCTGAGGAGATCATGGACGGCATTGGGAAGCAGACTATACCACAGTACAAGAAAGAACAACTTCCTTTGCAAGGAAAGAACTGGAAAAGGTTATCACAGATAGAGAAGGAGGAATGTAGGATGAGACAAGCTGGTGATTCAAGACCTGAAGAATATAAATCTCAGCTAGAGgcagaaaaacaagaaattAGGAGGGtgcaaagcaaacaaaaaatgtccaaaggAATGAAGCTTTTCATTGAAACCTTATCCACAAGTGACAAAGAGAAAAGAGATTTTTTCCTTAAGTGGATGAAATTCCAGTTTAATACACATTCTCGGGACAAACTGACTACGCTGCGTAACGACTTCAAAGAGCAGTGCAAGAAGAAAAATGCTAAACTTATTGCAGAGTTAGGTAAGGATATGATGGAGAGTTCTTTAGGATTAGAGCATTACATGAGAGAGATGGGACTGATCTATGAGGTTTCCTTGCAGTCACGAGGCCTTACTGATGAAATATCTCGTCTCCCTGGTGTGGCAGCTGAAATGCTGCTGGATGGATATCCTTTAGAGCTCTTGGATGGAGATGCTTCCAACATCCCAGAGAGATGGGTGACAGATGTGCTAATGGAGCTTCACAGGAAGGTTGGAGAGAAGAGCAGACTGTTGGTACTGACGGTGTTGGGTGTTCAAAGTACCGGGAAGTCAACACTCCTCAACACCATGTTTGGAGTGCAGTTTCCTGTCAGCAGTGGCAGATGCACAAGAGGAGTATTCATGCTCTTCCTCAAAGTTGGAGAGGATACACAAAGTAAATTCAATTTTGACTTTATACTTCTCATTGACACAGAGGGTCTAAAATCTCCCTATCTGGCACAACTAGAGGACAGTTATGAGCATGACAACCAGCTGGCAACCTTTGTCATTGGCTTAAGCGACATTACCATCATCAACATTGCAATGGAGAACTCAACAGAAATGAAAGATGTCCTGCAAATCGCAGCTCATGCATTTTTGAGAATGACGCTAATTGGAAAAAAGccagtttgtcattttgtgcACCAGAATGTTGCTGGAGTCTCAGCTCACGACAAGAACCTGACAGAAAGACAACATCTCTTGGACCAACTCAATGAAATGACTCAAATTGCAGCCCAAATGGAAAAGCAGTCATCCATCAAGGCATTCACAGATGTGTTGGACTATgacatagaaaaaaacaactggaACATCCCAGGACTCTGGCACGGGACCCCACCAATGGCATCAGTGAACACAGGTTACAGCAAAGCTGTAGCAGATTTAAAGAAAGCTCTTTTGGAGACAGTGAAAAGAGACGGAAGCAATCATGTTTCAGAGATCCCAGAGTTTCTAGAAGAGATGAAAAGACTCTGGAAAGCAGTCAAATGCGAGAACTTCATCTTCAGTTTCAGAAACACTCTTGTGGCTCATGCGTACAACAACCTTTGCAAAGAGTTCAGTCAATGGGAATGGGAGTTCAGAAAAGAGATTCTCTCCTGGCaggcagcagcagagacagaaaTCTCAAATGCTGACAATAAATCTCAGGTGGATACTTGGAGCAGACTGGTTGAATCAAAAAAATTTGATGTGTCCAAAAAAATAACAGACGAACAAACAACAATGGAAGAGAAACTCAGCAACTACTACAAAGAAAGGGAAGAAGACAAACATGTGAAGCTGATAGAGAAATACAAAACGGAATTTTCCAACAGTATCAACAGCCTTGGAAAAGAAATCGATCAATCTGTGCGTTATAAGTTGGACTGCGCCCTTGAACTAAAAAAGAGTTCAAAAAAGGCTCAGGACATACAGGGGGAACACAGAGGCGTGATTGAAGAGCGGGTCATGAAACTTCTGAGTGACTTCAAAGAAAACTCCACACTGTCTGATGAAGAGCTGAAACATGAGTTTGACAAGATGTGGGCTGAAGCCACTAGAGATGTGCCTGGTCTGACAGAAGACGACATACCTGCAAGCATTCTCAACCAACTGAGAAAACATTTCTCAAATTCAAATGTAAATCAGGAATTGCTAAATATTGACACACTAATGGAAATTGGTAAAGATCAATTTAAGACCAGAAGGGACCATGTCAACTCCCTTTTGAAGAAGGTTAAATATCTGTGGTGGGGAGATTTACAGAGCTCCGCCGACAGTGTCATTGAGACTTCAAAAGAGTTTGTTCTtgataaaacaaagacaaatgagGATTACCATGAATCTTTCACAAGGGATCTTCTGGAGAAAATAGATGAATCCCTTAAAAACTGCAAGGACTACGGAACAAATGCACAGTTTGAGATTGACCTGAAACTTCACATTTGTGGCATTGCCTCGAGGGAATTCCTAAAAATGCACCAAAAATTCATCAAAGCCATTGATCCTCGAATTCAGCTGGAAAAGTACAAGGATCAGTACTCATCAGactttattgatttattcagACAGAGAGATGATTGCCAACGCAAAGCAACTAATTTTGTCACACTCTGTATCAAACCTGCTACTGAAGAGTACATCAGTAGATCTCTGGGAATAAACATTgtggatgagattttgacaagTTCCCATTCAGCAGAGTACAGTTCCCGCTCCTTTTTCCAGTACACCATTCAGAAAGAGTTGCTGCAAAAGGACAACTTTGAGAGTTTTGTCAAGTACATTCAGAATTATGAAACATATGTGAAGGATTGGATATTTCAGCATATCCTGCAAATCATGTTAAAAGACAAAACTTTGTGCAAACTGAAAAATAAGAATCTGCAAATCATCACTGACAAAATAACAAAAGCAACAGAACAAGCCACAAAAGGAAAGGATGGCATTCAGCTGCCAGATAACAAGAAAAGCATCACAAAGCTCATCAACAACATGCGCAAATATTTGATCAAAGACATCTCAATGTCAGAGGAGGCTGAAAAAAGCACCTTGTTTAATATCCAGTGCACATGCCATCCGTTTATAAATAGCCTCAATAAATCATTGAGTGAACTGAAGGAACAGCTGGAGGAGGAATTCTCAAACTCTGAAGACATCACTGAGACTCTGAGCAAACTTCCAATCAAACCACAAGATGAGCTTTTCAAGCGGGTGTTTGGCTGTGGACAACAATGTCCATTTTGTAAAGTTCCTTGTGAGGCTGGAGGCAAAGACCACAAGCAACATCATGCAGCTATTCATCGGCCACAAGGTTTTGGTAGATACAGGGATGAAGACACCAAGAAGctgtctgaaacactgtgtACAACGAATGTGCAAAGTGAACGTAAATTCAGGAACTCAGACACTAAATGGGAGAATCATCCTTACAAGGAGTACACCAAATACTACCCAGACTGGATCATTCCTCCTGACCTCACCATACAGGCATCTGACTACTGGAAGTATATCCTGGTTCAGTACAACAACAAATTTGCTCAAGAATTTAATGCCAAGCCAGCTGATGTTCCAGAGGCCTGGAGGAGCATCACAAAGGAACAAGCACTGAAAGGATTAAAAGATGCCTTCAACATAGAGTGA